In bacterium, the genomic stretch CCCTGAAAGGCGGGCCGGACGCGTTCGAGCACATCGTGTTCGGTACGGATGAGGACCCGGAGGGCCTGGTGGGCAACATCGACCGTTTTCAGAAATTTCTGGACGCGAACAAGGTGCCCGAGGCCACGCGCCAGAAAATGTGGGGCCTGACCATCGCCCGCATCCTGGACATCGACCCGGCGACCAAAGCGTTCAAGCACCCGCGGCCGTTCGCCCCGGGGACTCACCCGCTGTTCGAGCCGGAAAAGTTCGGCAAGTGATGATTTGGGGCTGTTGAACCGGAGAATACAAGGGGCACGGCAGGCCGTGCTCCTTTTTTTACACACCCCGCCCGCTGTTCAGCAGGCACACCTCTTATTATTCCATTTTCAGATTACGGATTGACGATGTTCCCGAATGAGTAAAGGTGCACATGAAAGGCAAATCCCCCTCGATCCCCCTTTACGAAAGGGGGAGGGTAATTCCTTGCTGAATAGGCGTTTGATAATAATTCGGGCAGGCTGGAATCACCCCCCTTTCTCAAAGGAGGGCCGGGGGGATTTGCCTCTTCCACCGACATGTATTTGTCAGTTCTTAAGATGGATACGGTATTAGGGGATTTAAGCGGCTCACCTTACCCGCCATTCACTCCAGCACCCGGCTGACCCGGAAATTGTCGTAGTACAGGTGCGTGTGCCAGGTGCGCAGGCCGTGGAACCCGCTTTCGAGCTTTTCGCGGTAGAGTGTGCGGATAAGTGGGGCCCCATCCAGCAGCACGGTAACAAGCGGCGGCTGCAGAAGATAGGCCAGGTGGTGGACCCGCCCGAAAACGAGCGGCTCGAACCGGCGCTCATCCTTCAATTCGAACCCCGGGTCGAGACGCAGCCTCAGACGGAGGCGTTCAGTGCGGTCCGTGCTGTCGGTTTCGTTCAGCAGGGTGACAAGATAGTTGGGGAAGCCGTGATACTGCCCGTAGGAGCCGTTGCGGCCCGCGCCCGTCTCGAGCAGACCGCCCGGGCAGTCGGCCAGAAGGAACATGTTCACGTTGCTCTGCACACTCGATCCGTCCAGGCGGAAATCGTACTCCACCAACTGGCCGCCCTCGAATCTCTGCCTGCACCAGAGCGTGGCGGCTTTGATTTTCCCGTCGCGGGCGTCCACCTCCAGCCAGCCCTCGTTCAGGCGCAGGGCTGCATCCCCCTCGGCCTGCCAATGCTCCAGGCCGTCCGAGAAATCCTCGTAGAACACCTCCTCCAGGGCCAGGCGCTCGCCGCCCAAGATCACATTGCGCCGCGGGCCGGCCTGCGCGCTTTGCGCCACGGCCAGGGCTGCGGTCAGCATCAAGAGTATCAGCCTTCCGGGCATCAGCTCCCTCCTTGCCGCCTGTTGCGGTTTTAGTTGCCTGCCGGTATTATATACCACCGCCAGGCTCACTGTTCAAGGCTTGAAACCGGCCTGGCTAATGTTGGTGCAACCGCCACTCTGTCACAGGGAAAGCAGATGAGAGCCAAGATCGGTCTGACCACCATAGCCTGTTTATTAGTCTTTGCCGCCTGGGCGCTTGCCGCGGACACAGTCACACTAGAGGGCGGCGCGCTGCGCGGAGCCTGGGACCCGGCCAGCGGGCGGCTCTTGAGTCTGGAGAGCCTGGCCTCACCGCTGAAAGGCGCCCGGGCTCTCGAATTCGCCGGGCCAGCGGCCGGGGCGGCCGGGTTCGAGCTGTACGATGAGCTGGAGCACAAGCTGTATTCCGAGCGCACCGCGCCGGGCACGATCAGCGG encodes the following:
- a CDS encoding DUF6250 domain-containing protein; the encoded protein is MPGRLILLMLTAALAVAQSAQAGPRRNVILGGERLALEEVFYEDFSDGLEHWQAEGDAALRLNEGWLEVDARDGKIKAATLWCRQRFEGGQLVEYDFRLDGSSVQSNVNMFLLADCPGGLLETGAGRNGSYGQYHGFPNYLVTLLNETDSTDRTERLRLRLRLDPGFELKDERRFEPLVFGRVHHLAYLLQPPLVTVLLDGAPLIRTLYREKLESGFHGLRTWHTHLYYDNFRVSRVLE